In the Arachis ipaensis cultivar K30076 chromosome B04, Araip1.1, whole genome shotgun sequence genome, GCTATGTTTGCTACGAGGCTGAACCCTGattccaaatttctaattttttgggttaaagagagagaagagaagattTCAGCTAGCCTAAGGATCAAGAAATTGACTTTTGGAAGGAAACCCTAGCCGTGGCTCAAAcaagatacaaaaagaaaattgGTTTTCAATTGAACACCAAGGAGAGAGAACCCGAGAGAGAGCAAAGTGTGTAACCTCACAAACTgagtttgaagtcttggaagtattgcacctacactaaagggagcactttgccaagatgaagaacaatattttgagtttaaaagTTGGGTTCAGCGCATAGAGTCAAGGCTGtgaatcatcatctccttcatggTTTACTATTTGTATTTCTGTTTCAATGTTATATCTTTCTTTGCATTCATTGAGTggtaaaaggcaagaaagagaggcaTTGTGAAAAAGTCATTAAGTGAAAAGGCTGAGAGAAACGCTTGACAGAAAAGTCATGAGTAATTTCAGATTTGTTTttgttgtaatttgttttgagtCTTGTACCTGAAAGATATCCCTTACTAAGTTGGATAAGAACTTAGTATGTCAAGTTTAGATAGTTACATAACCAAATCAAGTTTATGTTGAAGCTTGATGTGTCTCATATAGGATTATGTTGAGTCTTagaaaattggtgtatgtaatatttaaaagatagtgaaaatttcaccaatgttgtggtggagactggatgtagattGCATTCCACacggcaactgaaccaggatatatagCTGTGTCACCTTCTTTCTTTCTGTTCTGATTTTGTTTTTCTGGttttatgagacaaaatggaattgttcCTGCATAATCCACTACACTGGCTAAACAGAAGCCAAATCACATTTTCTGGTTTAAGGCTTTATTAATCAAAGTTAAAAGAaagtcatagattcaaccccctttatCTAGGCCATCAAGAACCTTCAGActtaatcatcaacaaaaacacatcaaattcatttttggatccaaatgaacctctgatggtaatcagtggctaagagaagggggttgaatcttagcttcTTTTTTCCCAGaatattacttttactttttcaacAAACTTCAGGAGATATTTTCACTTTTGTCTCGTAACAAGTTGAGAGACATTTTTCGTTTTATCTCCTAAGAGCCAGAAACaaaaaagaagcagagaagaagaattgacaccagatatatcctggttcagctactagctgcaatgtagcctacatccagtctctatcACAACAATAATGGAATTTTACTATCTTTTtcaagattacaaacaccaattcttttctaggatctacccaatcctatctagGACAATCCAGATTCAGACCCTAATCTGAATTTGATTTGGACTCAAACTAAGCTTTCAAcaacaaagtgctaacccaacttgcaaggaaattCCCACATGATCATGACACACAACAGatagatgtacaaagaaactctgagACATATATGGCTTTTTCTCTAATATTGCTCACTGCCTTTTAtctctcactggctttttcttacaaatctcaccatgtttgcctttcaccatgagactcagacaaacaatacaaagaaaaagaaaataaaatgaacaccattgaaggagaagaactcagaGAGTTTTAGGATAGCTATGAAAACTCTGTGCTTTTTTCACTTTCTCtccttgatctcaacccttggccgttcacccttaatatagaagggtgaagcttccaaggttgaaaccagtTCAACCAATCCAGCAGCTTCTTCTCCAACCTTAGAGCAGCAGCGGTTCAaacagagaggagagagagggaacCCGAAGCTGCTTGCATGTACCTCTCTCATCATTTTTCATCCATCTTCTTCAATCTAGGCCATTGATCTTGACTTTGGCCCTAAGAATTGATTCTGAGCATTGATGAGCATCTGACCCATGCTGGCTTCATGCTTTCCATTTTTGTTTCTTCCAGCTAAAGACTCTGAGGCTTACATCTTCTTTGAAGCACAAAAATGGAAAAAACTTTCTATTGTTCCTTTACCAAGAGAGATTTGCTTCCTGACTGAAGCTTTTCTTTCCTTTCATGGCAAGAAAATCTTTTGGCCCTTCTTCACAGATTTTTCCTTTTGTAGAAAAAATCTTTCTTAGCCTTTCTTTATAGGCTTTTCTCTGTGGCTTCCatttttcttctatcttcttttttgaGTGATTGATTTGACCGAagcaagagagagagaagagaggaagcaaGAAAGCTTTCGGTGGAAGCTATCAAtacaaattaaattgaattgaatttagaATTTCGGTTACCAAGAAATGCAATTAATTGAATTGGAATTTGTGTTCCAATAACCAAGACATGAAGACTTTGTCAATTTGAATCCCTTTGGTTTTGTGATCATCGAAAGGGTTGCTAAGGCTTTGGGCCATCTATCCTTTTTAATTTGTTTAGCCACTTGAAGTAAATAATTATTGTTGAGCTAAGTTTGTTTGACAACCAAAACGGGCTTGTATTGACTGGCCCAATAGAAAACTAATTTTTCTTCCTGCACACAAACAGCAACATCAAACAACCAATTGGACACAATTACATAAACattcaataatatttttattaatttccttatttatattttaataatgtttgatcattatTTCAATTTTCCAAACTCAGCaacctcaaataaactaagaaattaaTCGAAATTATTTAATGTGGCACCAGAAAAAATCAGAACTaataaagatgttagcaaaatGTTGCAGTGAAAGAAAAAAGGCTTTAAACCAaattgggttggtctagtggttagctcatagcctgcttaaacaagtgtcgagAGTTCAAATCCCGCCttatgcatgcagcaacccattgaccATCGACAAACCCTTCAATGGAGCTCAGTATCGCGGCGGATTAGTTTTTGATCTGTCGGGCTAGGGGATActgtgaaaagaaaaaaaacatttATATCCTAACATTCATTAAAAAAGAGAACAAAAATAGTTACCAAGTACTAAACATAATGATAACAACGATATGTATAAGAAGAAAatgataataacaataacaatgatgatggtgatgatgatggaagaagaggaggaggaaaagaaatgagaagaagaaattcaaatgagaaaaggaggaagagggagaggaggaggatgagGTGCTGGTAttgttggtgatgatgataacaaaagagaaaaataacaaaaaaaaaaaaggaaaagaacctGTGTGTacgaatttgaaagaagaagcagcagcgaCGACAATGAAACGTGCGCACGTAAATTTGAAATACTTGGTTAGAGTTATGACTTGGatgtaaaattttatttaattttttatctggtGAACTCTTGAACCATTCCTGATAATTTTAAGAACTGAATTGGATTAAATGTTTGATTAAAAAAGTATGTGGAATGCAACATTCCATGAATATATTTCAACATCAATGTCATCAAAATTGCAAGTTTATAAATTCGTGTAAAATTTCCTATGGGTCTAAAATGTAATTACCCCAGAGATATATTCATGTTAACTTTATAACAAGCAttataactaataattaaaatgtcGAGCTGTAATATTTTGTCGAAAAATATTATTGCAACAACTCAAAAAGTACCGGATAATAAGTTTGGGTTGAActagaaaaatacagatcccaCTTCCCACACATGAATTTGTCCTTTTTTCAACTCATCTTTGTTTGTCAACTGTCGATTGCATTTTCAAAGGCATAAACTAGAGTTTAAAAATTTGATAGCCTGCGATCAATTTCTCCAAGAAGTCTATAATAACATGTATTATATACTATCAAAGGAACAAAAGAACATTGTCTATTTCCAGTGGTTGAAGCAAATCGAATCCGCAAACCGGAAACTAGGATTATAATTAACTACTACTTTATCTACTAGACACTGCAGCTTCCCCCCAAAAAGAAAATCAGTCAGGTCTATATCAAAATTCTCAGAACTTCCTACTCCTACACCTGATTTTGTGATTGATAGTTCATACCAGTGGATCTGAGATTGAGAAATATGAAGCTTGATGTCAGCCAAATCATCTTTTTACACGTTTCAATTGCAGCTTCATTTCTTCCATAAACAGCCAGTGATCCATCGTTAACTTCGGTAGCAAAAGATCAAGGAGATGCCACTCTCATTTCTTCTCAAGAGTCAATGCTTCAGTCTTCAGCAGCACATTTGATCTTTATCTACATCATGTTCTTAACAAGTTGAATGGACGGCATCCAGGGACACTGAATGGACACTCTCGGTCATACACAAGCCCTCCTTGCTATGAAAAGTAGCTGCAATTGGACCGTTTTCATTGCCAGTGTGCAGGAAAGAGCCAGATCCATCCTTAGCTTCAATAATAAGGGAGGGGTCACCATCTTTCGGAATTTCTTTGTCGGTATCAATACCTCTACCAGCACATTTCATCTTGTCTACATGATGATCTAGACACATTGGATCCTGTGCTTCTCCGTTTGAAGATACTGATTTTACACTGTCCATCACTTCAGAGGCTTCAATGACATGAGAAGAGGTCTCAGTTGGAGCTTTTTCATGATCAGAGTTCTGTAAGAATTCTGATCTGTTTTTGTCTTCAATAGTAAAGGAGGAGCCACCATCTTTTGAAATTTCTTCTTCCATGTTAGTACCTTCAGCAGATACAACCACATCTACATGATGTTCTTGACAAATTGGATGCAAGCTGTCATTGATATCATAGGAACTTTCATGTGGAACATTTTTATCATCAGACTTCTGGAAACAGTCGGAGACATCCTTTATTTCAAAAGTATATGAGGAGCTTTCATCTTGTGACATTACTTCTTCAGCATTCACACGTCTATCAGCAGATAATATGACCATATCTGCATGATGGTCTTGAGAAATTGAATGCAATGATTCCATTTGCGGAAATACTGATTCAATACTATCCATCGTAGGTAAGCCTTTCTGGATGTGGCAACTCTGGTCTTTGCAAGAAGCCAAAGAAGCCTTCAGGTCTTTTATGCTCTCCAGACACTCTGATCCATCTCTACCTGCAGCAGTCCCATCTCTTGCTCTGAGTCCTTTACCGCACACCAATCCCTTGGCATGACTACTCTTATCTTCAGAATGTGGTTGACCAATGTATTTTTGCCATTCAGAATATGACTCAATACTATTGATTGTAGGTAAGCCTTTCTGGAAACTCTGGTCTTTGCAAGAAGCTGAAGAAGCAGTCAGGTTTTGAGTGTTCTCCAGACACTCTGATTGAACACTACCAGCAGCAGTCCAATCACTTGCTCTTACTCCTTCACCACACACAAATCCCTTGGCATGAGTACTACAATCTTCAGAAGCAATGCACTTTTGCCCTTCAGCATCGGTTTTAAGGTTCACAGCCATTTTGAGACACATTATTTAAATTAGAACTTTGATGTGAAAATGGTGCTTGTACATTTTGAGGCATTCTAAGATGAATGCCCCTGTCATCAGGAGtggaattcttgttgaaattaGGTCGTATCAACTTCCTTCTCTTTGGCAGCTCAAGCATCACATTCTCACCATTGGCACTCTCATTGGAACTTTTGATCTCACTCTCATCATTAAATTTTCTAACTTTGCTACGGCGCTTGAAATCCACAATAGGTGTTTTATTGGTATTGCCCCCACTTGCAGCAGCAGTCAAATCCATACTTACATCATTTGTCGAACATTCAGAGCAATCCTTCTTGATCTTTGGGCTAATTTGAGTTTTATCCTTCAAACTACAATCTCTCTTCATCCTCGAGCTAATTATTGGGGTTTTATCCTTTGAACTGCAATCACTCTTGATCCTGGAGCTAATGATTGGAGTTTTATCCTTTAAACTTTCAGCTATGTTGCGTTTAACTAATGGTGTTGCCTTTCTTTTCAGCATCCATTGATGATGGCTCTGATGAACCATTTCCATCACTTGATCAACTGAGGTGTCCATGCCATATCCCTCATATGATGCTTTGTTccttttttctattttgttaacATCCTGCATGAAAGTTAAGCGAGAAAACACACTAACTTTTTTCTTTGGATAACCAAAACTTCTATTTTGACAATCACCATAACATTCAGTATCATATTCATTAACTAATGAATCATCATATTGGACATGGAAATAACCCTCACTAGCCCAAGGAACATCAGGAATAAATGACTCATTATTCTTCTCCAGTGTCATCTCATGATCCAGATTTCCTCTAGATGACATGGGATGGACATCATCGCCCAAATATGATTTGCGATTTTGGAACAAAGAAAAGATCTCATTTACTCTGTCGCTTCCAATATCTGAAGGAGGAACAAGGGATGATGACGAGTTTAAGGAAGGAATATCATTGTGACCCTCATATACAACAGATTCAGCTGCAATCTGGTCAGCTTTCCTAGCAACATTGAAAGGCAAGTAGTCCCTGTCTCTACCATACAGACCATGATTTAGAAAGTCATAGCCAACATCGTGGCATCTATTCATATCATTCAATTCTGTAGGCATGAGACATGTTTGATTACTCGAGGAATTCACTCCACAGTTGCTTGGAAGAGCACTCTCTAGTATTGAGTTCGGACCATTGTTAAATCTCACAGATGAAGACTGACTAAAATTTAAATCAGGATATTCTGGATCATACAGAAAGGTCCTCTTAGAACCCACATCTCCATGTGTTACACATGAATCAACAGGTTGAATCTTAGCAGAAGTTGGCCTAAATTGATTTTGAGCCAAAGAATTATGCTCTAAATGGGATGGTCTTGGAGTGTAATCTGGATCGTACAGAAAGGTTCCCTTAGAAACCGTACCTCCACGTGTTGCACGAGAATTGTTGAACGGTTGGTGGATTGGCTGAACTGTACCAGATGTAGGTCTCAGCTGATTTTGAATCAAAGAATTATGCTCTAACTCAGGCTTGCCATAAAAGTCTGTTGAATTGGTACTGGAATGATGTAAACCAGGATTATCGTCTGAAAACGACATTCTCTGACCTGTCTGTCTCAATTCTTCACTTAACCTACTAGTCGTTGATACACCATCACCATTAACTCTAATGTTATCAGACAGACTTCTAGAGTATCCAGATGAGAGGGTTGGCCCACAATGCATATCCATATAATGTTCTTTCTCATGCGAAGCATACCCAAAATCATCGTATGATGTCATATAGTTGCCAATGTATCCACTTGAGGTGTCCACTGAGAATTCACCAGGTCTTCCTTGCTTATTTGTTGCACTGCCACTTGCATTAAATCTAAATTCAGCTTCTCCATAGTATTGTATAGAATCTCCTTGGAATTTATGTTGCATTACTGGTGACATGCTAGCATCCACACCTTGCCCATCATCTTTCACACACTCTATATGCATTCCATGATCAACAGATCTTCCAGATTTGCCCATTGGGTATGACTCTGATTTCAAGTCTTTCATTCGAGATGATAATCTCTCAGGAATCTCTGGTTCTAGCCTTCTCATACTGAACAGATGTAGGAGTTCATGGACCTACACAACAGCACAAAAACCAGATTGATGTAAAATTTGCATTACAAAGAAAACTCACATTTCATTCAAAACTAATCATCTACAAGACAATAGCAAACCTGCTTTTCAGAAAGCCCAAAGTTGAACTTGTTGGCTGAAAAGTAGTTTTCTATGATTGCATACTTGAATACACTTTGTGAGAGTGGCTTACAATGCCATATTGGAATGAACTTAACCTACATAGTACATCAATAAGAAACTGAGACCACAAGTCCACAATATTACCCTAAGTAAGAAAACTGCAcaaatgaaaatcaaatgaaAGGAATGTTTCACTGTAGTTTAAACTCAAAAAACGAGAAAAGGGAAGGATTCCATCTTTTTCTTTGATAGAAGAATTTGACTAGTACAGAGAGAAAGAGTACACAGATTCGCATTGCAATTGCAAGAACaaacaagagaaactaaggaTGAAACAGAACACTCCAAACTCGCAACATACATGAAATCTGAAAGAGAAATTCACATCATAAAATCCCAAAATTCACACCAAATAGAAGTCAAATCAAATCCCACCAACTTATCTGAAAGGGGATGGATTCTTACCTGAGCAGAGAATTGAGTCCTCAACGAACTAAAGGCATTAGGCACGATATTCATACCACCATCACTGGCAGCCTTGAACACCCCATGAAGTTGTTTCTTCTCATATTCAAACAGAAACAGAATCATGCCAGCCTTAATCTGCTCTACAAAGTGGATTGCAGACGAAGGGAGACCGAAAAGTCCCTTCTTAAAACATTCCCTCTTCGTTGCACTATTTGACAAAAAGATCGCTCCATAATCCGGTAGCTTTCCAGCAGCATTGTTATGCTTATCATAGAACCCCATTGATAATTTGATATCTTTTACTACATAAAGCTATCAcattagaaaataaaaacaacGGAATGTATTGCACAACTAAACATAAACACGAATTCACCTTCCAAGCTTCAAACATTATACTCCGAAGTCACAATCAGTAACATCTTTGTCAATAAACGCTAATATATATGAATAATTTGAATCCAGACACAAACCTAGGTCAACAACAGCTACAGTCCAGTACGATTACGCAATTAACCTAGATCAAAGAAACCTAACCTAAACATTGTTTTTACGCATGATTATTTGCTGTATATAagcaattatttttaaaaataaaataaaataaaataaaatatataatcgttttttgaattttgttaaatgaaaaaaaaataacctACTTCACAGAGTGATCGGAGCAGCAGAAAAAACTAGCGAACAAAATCAATGAATTGATAAGAAAAAATAGCACGAAGAAAAAAGCAAACAGCGCGAGGCAATGGATAAAAGAGCGTGTAGGTAGGAcgttgattgattgattgattgatacGAAGAACAAAGGAGCGTGGAATgcgatgagaagaagaagaagaagaaaagtgagAATGGCaatgagagagaggaagagagcgtACCGATGGGGATGGGAATGGTGGCGGAGGGAGGGTTTGGTACTTTTGCCGCTTTGGAGAAAAGAGGAGGGAAGGGAACGTGACGTGATCGCGGTTTTTGCTGCGTCAAAAAACAAAAATGGGTGAACGGTGAACTCATAAAGATCATTAAATATGATTTCTTATGGGAGAGGGAGAATCAGATAATAAGATAAGATATAACAATAACAAGAACAAGGTGATAGAGTAATTAAGACTCGTTtggagttatatatatatatagtaactactaaataataataataataatattcaataaaattattagagattattctataagaaatttaaagttaaaactatttgatatttttgtatttaatataattaaaagatgtcctattttaaaaaatatgtttgtattaaaagaaaatattttaatttagctttcagAACATCATTATTCACTTTATTTGTTTCTAACGAAAAGAATGTATTAATATGCTAGTATCATGGTCCACATGCATAAAgttaagttaataataataaagctTGAcatataataaaagtaaaatagatGGGAACTGCTATGTCTAACAGAGAAAAACGTTAGGGATNATAATTTTAAAATATGTGGTGTAAaagtatatataataaaaaaatttagaaaatatattaaaaatatatttatttttgtatttttattttttttgttttttgaaaaaataaataaatttacagCAAATACAGATATTCAtgtgattttttaaatttgattatgTTATTAGttatattaaatatttatatttgaatttttagtttagaagtacttattttaaagttgtagcatTTGGATAAATGAttcaaaaaatacaatttttttacacAAAGAGAATGGATATTAAAATAACCATGATAACAAATATCTTTCAATATTAAATGTTGATTTTACATTGACTTAATCACTAAGATTTAATACCACACACaatgttaaatacaaatttaataataaaaatagagtagtagaatgataaaaaaaaattttggaaagaaCATATGCAGCAGGTGGTTTAGATAGAATATTGTGTGAAAATAGTGATGGAGGGTCAGTACTTTCAGTAGATGAAACATTATGTGAAAATACGTGGAGAGCTAATATTTTCAGcagaaatagaaaatattttttacagATCTAAGAATGAAAGTAGCACAATGGTCTTTTTTATTTTgaagttaaattttttttaatggaagTGATAAAATTACTTCTGAGGAAGAAGAAATCATATTTTTCTACTTATTCAAAAGCTCTCAATTAACTTCTcgaaaagttaaaaatatttatcaaaaatGGTACCAAATACGCCTAANNNNNNNNNNNNNNNNNNNNNNNNNNNNNNNNNNNNNNNNNNNNNNNNNNNNNNNNNNNNNNNNNNNNNNNNNNNNNNNNNNNNNNNNNNNNNNNNNNNNNNAGCACCTAATATTAGAATTAATCTCTACATCCAAATCATTTAATCAATTGAATCCAACAAAGTAACTTTCACCTAATTCACCTCCACGCGCCACTACTTCTAACAAACTTTTAGAGGGTGACAAAACGGGTTGAACCCGCTAAAAAAGACGGGTCGGGTTAGAATTTGAAAGccgtcaaattaaaaaaatccacCAAACTCGCACCGCCAAATTTGTGAGTTTTGGCTGGGCAGAGCGGGTTGGCCCGTCGGCCAAagatttttattttcctttttttttattaataaaattcattttttatttatattcttcttttagttattaactttatttattttattttacaattttatatatatgcttaaattatgtgacttattttttaaaataaagatggttctattgataaatattattttgaacaattttattgaagttaaaattaaagaaaaaagatagtgaaaaattatattataatttgactattttttatttgtatttaattttttaattattatttttggttaattttaattaattttatttttcaaaaaaaaacagAGCTAAACGGGTTGTTTGCCGGCCCGCCAATCCTCCATAAAGCGGGGCAAGGTAGCATTTTGAACCCACTTTAGTTGGCGAGGTGAGCCGACCCGCCCCATTTACGGTACAGACCTAGGCGGGGCAGGCTTGCCACCCCTACAAACTTTTGACTCAACTTGCAAATATATATAACTGTCATTTTTCATGCGAATTTCGTTTTCTTTCTCAATTTTTCTCAACGTTTTCTGCATCTCTATGTTCTGTTCCATCTCTGCGTTTTTTgtgtttctctttcttctctatgTTCTCTTTGTTCTATGCATTCTCTTCATTCAAGTTTAATGCTTTTTTATCTGATTTGAATATAAagtttttgaaatcaagttttgaaATTAGGTTTGAACAGGTATTTCATTGTCGAAGATAATAAACGATTCAAGTTCAGACTATCAATAAAAATCAGATCAAAGtggattattattttgaatcgaATCAAGTGGTTGAGGTctggttcgattctagttaatgtAGTTCATTAgcagtttatgattctgtaggtgaataatgttatTTTTGTCTTTGAAACTTGTTATTCatagttgatggtttgaattgaatgtaatataGGAGTTCTAAATCTGAATTATTATTATGATAAATCTGTTCTGTTCTTGTTTTGTTGTATTTCTATTTATAAATAGGTGTATTTTGGTAATCTTTCGATGTATTTTTAGGTTCAGTCTTTCAATTGGACCAGGCCGAAGtgtattattattttgaatcgaATCAAGTGGTGAGGTGTAGTTTGAATATAGTTATGTAGTTTGTTAgttgtttatgattctgtagttgaataattttgtttttatttgtgaaaattgttgtttatggttgatggtttgaatttgaatataaTGTACAAGTTAtaaatttgattttattattttgatgaatCTGTTTCGTTCAAAATTTTggagtattttaattctaatatgGTGTATTTTAGAATGATTTCAGTGTATTTTTAGTTCCTGTGTGATGTTGATGAGCAGCTTGTTCTAAAAGTTGGGATGACTTTTAACACACTTGAAAAAgctaaaatattttacaaaaattaTTCTAAACTCGTAGGTTTTTCTACAAAAATCTGGAacacaaataagaaaagaaatgaaattaagaaccaattgattacatgtactagaaagggaaaatggaaatcaaaCATATCTCCAACTGAGAAGACAAATTCCTCAGATGGATTaaattgtcctgcaagaatttatatacatatgttgaaggatgttggtgtttggatcatttcgaaggttgtgttgcatcattcacatcCGTGCTGTCCAAATCAAGTAGAGATGCTTAAACAATACATGTAATTAAGCATGTTTGTATGACAtaaatagagaataacgaggaagccataatcagaccaagcaaaacatatcaaTCATTTGTCGCAACAGTACGTGGTCATCGTGAATtaagttttattgaaaaagatatgagaaaTTGTATCACGAGAGAAGTGCGGAATATTTCGGAACTAGAGAATGcaaaaaaatttggaaaataCTTATTAAGGTTGATCAGTCAATTAAGATTGCTTTTTGGGCTGACCCAAGAAGCAGGACTGCTTGTGAGTATTttggagatgttatttcattcgaTAACacttacaatacaaacaggtaatatgTTATTCTGGTTTATGTGTATTTTGAAACACTTTCAGTGTATATATATGATTTGTTTCTGTGTCGTTGTATTCAGGTATAATCTAGTTTTTGATTCTTTTGTTGGGGTGAATCACCATGGTCATTCAACATTTTTGAGATGTGCCTTGATGAAAAACGAGGATATTCAATCATTCAAATTGTTATTTAAATGTTGGTTTTGTTGCATGGGAGAAAATGCTCCGAAAGGCATTCTTACCGATCAATGCGCATAAATGCAAAGGACTATTGAGGCTTGCATGTCCACAACAATTCAATGGTGGTGTATTTGGCATATTATGAAGAAGTTCCCAAGTAAATTAAATAGCCACAAGCAACACAAATAAATTGAACACGAGATGAGTCATGTTATTTGAAACTCTTTTACAAAAgaatcatttgataggaattggaataatTTTCTGATGAAGTATGATGTTGGGGACAACAAGTGCCTTTCAGGTAATGGTGTCTTTATTATGATTAACTCATGTTGTTACTTTTAATGTGTGGATATTTATGTATTTTGCTTATGCAGTAGAGGTGTCAAACTGTATGTCTTTCGGTGTATTTTGGTTCtgatttattttcttatttttccaaTGCTTTTCGAAGATCATCATTCACGCATTCTAGGTTATCTTGATCACTACTTCTCGGACGGGATGAGAAGCACATAAAGGAGTAAGAGCATGCATGcttttttttaacaagtttattatgTGCAACAACTCACTTAT is a window encoding:
- the LOC107639277 gene encoding uncharacterized protein LOC107639277 isoform X1; this translates as MIFMSSPFTHFCFLTQQKPRSRHVPFPPLFSKAAKVPNPPSATIPIPIVKDIKLSMGFYDKHNNAAGKLPDYGAIFLSNSATKRECFKKGLFGLPSSAIHFVEQIKAGMILFLFEYEKKQLHGVFKAASDGGMNIVPNAFSSLRTQFSAQVKFIPIWHCKPLSQSVFKYAIIENYFSANKFNFGLSEKQVHELLHLFSMRRLEPEIPERLSSRMKDLKSESYPMGKSGRSVDHGMHIECVKDDGQGVDASMSPVMQHKFQGDSIQYYGEAEFRFNASGSATNKQGRPGEFSVDTSSGYIGNYMTSYDDFGYASHEKEHYMDMHCGPTLSSGYSRSLSDNIRVNGDGVSTTSRLSEELRQTGQRMSFSDDNPGLHHSSTNSTDFYGKPELEHNSLIQNQLRPTSGTVQPIHQPFNNSRATRGGTVSKGTFLYDPDYTPRPSHLEHNSLAQNQFRPTSAKIQPVDSCVTHGDVGSKRTFLYDPEYPDLNFSQSSSVRFNNGPNSILESALPSNCGVNSSSNQTCLMPTELNDMNRCHDVGYDFLNHGLYGRDRDYLPFNVARKADQIAAESVVYEGHNDIPSLNSSSSLVPPSDIGSDRVNEIFSLFQNRKSYLGDDVHPMSSRGNLDHEMTLEKNNESFIPDVPWASEGYFHVQYDDSLVNEYDTECYGDCQNRSFGYPKKKVSVFSRLTFMQDVNKIEKRNKASYEGYGMDTSVDQVMEMVHQSHHQWMLKRKATPLVKRNIAESLKDKTPIISSRIKSDCSSKDKTPIISSRMKRDCSLKDKTQISPKIKKDCSECSTNDVSMDLTAAASGGNTNKTPIVDFKRRSKVRKFNDESEIKSSNESANGENVMLELPKRRKLIRPNFNKNSTPDDRGIHLRMPQNVQAPFSHQSSNLNNVSQNGCEP